A region of Diospyros lotus cultivar Yz01 chromosome 3, ASM1463336v1, whole genome shotgun sequence DNA encodes the following proteins:
- the LOC127797750 gene encoding protein ASYMMETRIC LEAVES 2 yields the protein MASSSNSPCAACKFLRRKCQPECVFAPYFPPDQPQKFSNVHKVFGASNVTKLLNELHPHQREDAVNSLAYEADMRLRDPVYGCVGVISLLQHQLRQLQMDLSCAKSELSKYQSLGIAGHGLIAAAAAAAATTHHHQQNLGINLIGGGGGGRDHHYHHQLFPTNQQQAIRAMDSGTNFDASSLLAMNVSASIGQLSSPFYQPRAAGGEDRRAPVDP from the coding sequence ATGGCGTCATCGTCCAACTCGCCGTGTGCAGCTTGCAAGTTCCTTCGCCGGAAATGCCAGCCCGAGTGCGTCTTCGCCCCGTACTTCCCGCCTGACCAGCCGCAGAAGTTCTCCAACGTCCACAAAGTGTTCGGCGCCAGCAACGTCACCAAGCTGCTCAACGAACTGCACCCCCACCAGCGAGAGGACGCCGTCAACTCGCTCGCCTACGAAGCCGACATGCGGCTTCGCGACCCCGTGTACGGCTGTGTCGGTGTCATCTCCCTCCTCCAGCACCAGCTCCGGCAGCTCCAGATGGACCTCAGTTGCGCCAAGTCCGAGCTCTCCAAATACCAGAGCCTCGGCATCGCCGGCCACGGCCTCATCGCCGCGGCTGCGGCCGCTGCGGCTACCACCCACCACCACCAGCAGAACCTGGGGATCAATCTGattggcggcggcggcggcggccgcGACCACCACTACCACCACCAGCTCTTTCCGACGAACCAGCAACAGGCGATAAGGGCCATGGATTCTGGAACCAACTTCGATGCGAGCAGTTTGCTTGCAATGAACGTTTCGGCGAGCATAGGGCAGCTGAGTTCTCCGTTCTATCAGCCGAGGGCTGCCGGCGGCGAAGACCGGCGAGCGCCAGTTGACCCTTAG